A DNA window from Maribellus comscasis contains the following coding sequences:
- a CDS encoding RNA polymerase sigma-70 factor yields MLNLTEKELIQNLAIGDSPAFTHVVEVYQERLLHFSFHYLNNREAARDVVQDVFAVIWENHEKFHKVKNLSSWLFTLTKNQCLKKIEHLKVAQKHLSSLRHKQLNLSQDSLSHLDTSPLIFNEIDSIFRQTLEKLSPQSRRIFEMSRFENKKNREIADELNISIKTVEACITKALKVLRPALKQYLPVVFF; encoded by the coding sequence AAACTTAACTGAAAAAGAATTAATCCAAAACCTGGCTATTGGCGATTCGCCTGCTTTTACGCATGTTGTTGAGGTATATCAGGAACGTTTGTTGCATTTTTCTTTTCACTATCTGAATAATCGGGAGGCGGCGAGAGATGTTGTTCAGGATGTATTTGCTGTTATATGGGAAAATCATGAAAAATTTCATAAAGTGAAGAACCTCTCTTCCTGGTTATTCACACTCACTAAAAATCAATGTTTAAAAAAAATTGAACACCTTAAGGTAGCTCAAAAACATCTCAGTTCCTTGCGGCATAAACAACTAAATTTAAGTCAGGATTCATTGTCCCATTTAGATACCTCCCCCCTTATTTTCAATGAGATTGATTCAATATTTAGGCAAACCCTGGAAAAACTCTCTCCACAATCCAGACGAATTTTTGAAATGAGCCGGTTTGAAAATAAAAAAAATCGTGAAATAGCAGATGAGCTTAACATTTCAATTAAAACGGTGGAAGCTTGTATTACAAAAGCGTTGAAAGTTCTCCGACCAGCGCTAAAACAGTATTTGCCTGTGGTATTTTTTTGA